The nucleotide window GCCTAAGTTGtaggaggtggtgagaaggaAGGTGGCCTGGAAGGGATTCGGTTGGTCATTGTAGAAGGAAATGAGGTAAATGAAGATGGTGAGAGAGGAGTAGAGCCAAAATAGTGTTGGGGCTTGCATGTGCCATTCCCCTCGTATGAAGAGAGCCAGGTGGGAGGTAACCCCAAGGAGGGCGGCTGCTGGGTATAGCACAGCGGAGGGAAGCTCTAGCAGAAGACCCATGGTGGCTAACCTTCGCAGGACGGGTGCTATGGTGGAAGACAGGGCCGATATGGTCTAGGagtggggagagggaagatATGATGAGGATAGATAAAGCGGATGCTCGGAACGGGGTGAGATATCAGTGGGGCCGCATTCAGCCCTATGCCTCCCCTGAACATGGCGGGCTGTCTGATACTGGCGCAGAACGTTGAATGTGAAGACAGCCGACTGGACCACCGCCCCGTTCTCCGAGCTCGCCTATTTCAGCACATGTTTGTGACCGAAGGGCAGAAACGCTCTTGGCCGTGGCACAGTGATGATGTTATTCCGGGACGTAACTACCCGGACGGAGTTACGGATGTGAAGGAAGATGAGACGCCGTCTGAGAGAATGTGCCAACGGGGCTGGGGTAGTGGCATAGCTGCCGCGTGGCGATGAGCGAGGAAACAGACATGGTCAAATACCCGCCGCTGTCTCGACCAGAGAGACTGGAACTGATTCGGCCCTACCAAGTCGAGTgaacagaaacaaaaagagatTATGGACTCCGAGCTATTGAACAGCCAGGTAAGAGTGGTTACCATCATGAAAGGTCTTGCTGCGGGCCAGATACTTACCATGGACCAGATGGCCGAGGCCATACATCGAATGCAGAAGCTGGTCGGTTGTGGCGTTTTCCATGTCCAATCGATCTGGCTCTTCACCCGCAGTGACCTGAAAACGATCGTGATCCCCCAGTCAGCTTTCGGGATCATTAATGCCATTGCAAGCTCCAACGACTGGCCAGAGGTGCTGAGCCGCGTACCAATGGTCTTCTTTTGGGTGTGGATCAACCTGTTGCCTTTCGCGATCGACAATCAACGTCAGGCGGAAGCCATACTCGAAGACCGACACAACAAACCATGGCGGACAATGCCTTCACAGAGAATGACAGAGGCCCAGGCCAGAATACTCATGCTTCTGTTGTATCCGGTATCTCTCTTCACGAGCCTGCGGCTGGGAGGAACACGCCAGTGTctggcgttgatggtgcTTGGATATGGATACAACGACCTGAATCTGGCTGACAGGAGCTGGATCAGCCGGAACGTTATCAACGCCTTGGGTTTCTGCTCCTTTGCCTCGGGGGCCTTGGAAGTTGCCATGGACTCGCCCTTATCATTTTCAGGAGAAAATAACCAGACTGTTGTCAAATGGCTCGCTATGATTGGCGGCATTGTCTTCTCAACGGTACAGACTCAGGACATGGCGGATCAGGTCGGGGATAGCTCGAGGGGCAGAAAGTCGATGCCGTTGGCTCTCGGAGACGGACCGGCTCGATGGATGATTGCGATTCCCATGGTTGGATGGTCGATAGTCTGCCCCTGGTTTTGGGGTGCGGGTGCTGTGGTACATGTGGTCGCTGCATTCTTGGGCCTCTTGATTGCATGCAGGACGCTGACATGGCGTAGCATTGAGGCGGATAAGCGGACTTTCCAATTGTGGAATCTGTGGATGGCAGGTCTCTACACTCTGCCTTTGCTCTCTGCAGGTGGGCGGtgaatgatggtggtgggggttgggctgTTGCCTGCCATAGAAAcaagagggggaaggtggggtATGCATGTTTACTCCTTCTCTGATACAATCAACCCGCACTCTTTTCATAGTTGAGCAATAATTACATTTCTTTCAAAATCCACAGGACATGTTACTAGGCACTATACACGGTCCTGACCTCTGCGAGTTCTTCTCGATAGCATATATGATCTCAACATCGCTTCACTGATAGATATCTGATATGATCACTACGCCCGGTTTTTTAGCAACCATGTCATCATAACTCCGGTCTTTTCACCGCTATCTAATCTGCGCTGATGTGACACAGATTCTCGTTAGGCGAAGCCCGTTCGGGAGGATCGGTACAAAAGGACGCCCGGGTCCGGTCCAACAACCGGTACCTTATTGCGACCTCGGCTCCGGTCCCACGCCCCCGTCGCTATCATATTTGACGGCCGCGCCACCCCCGCTGCCCGCCAGCCTGATGAACAGTGGGATGTGAGCTTGGCTTTGTCAGTGCTGACTGCTTACCTGCACCCGTTCCGACACAGCTCCAGCAGGCTGCCGGATATTtccctcctcgacaccaGTCTCATTATCGCTTCGTCCTCCGCGCCGTCCTTGTAACCCGCCCTCCTGCAATCCGCATCCTCTGAGCACATTCCATCAACATGGCCAAGCCCGTTTTCGTCCTCCTTCACGGTGCGTGGCACGGTCCGAGCTGCTGGCACCGTGTCATCGCCGAGCTTGAACAGGCCGGCTACAAGGCTGTTGCTCCCGCATTACCTTCTTCGGGTTCCACACCACCTACACCCGACTGGTCCAAGGATGTAGAGATAATCCATCAGACTGTTTCGGACCTCGTAAAGCGGcaggatgttgttgtggtcaCACACAGCTTCAGCGGAATGACTGGCGGCACAGcgttggagggtttggacAAGGATACTTGCATGTCCAGAGGGCTGAAGGGGGGTGTGATCAGACTCATCTACATTACAGCCTTTCTTGTTCCGGAAGGGTTCCAACACTCGCCTGAAGGAACGCGAGACAACATGATCCCCGAGATGATTACCAACCTGGACTCGGGCATCGTTACGGTCAAGCCAGAGGATGTGAAAGGCATGTTCTATCAGGATTTAGACGACGACACAGTTGCCGAGCTGGCAAAGGAACTGCGCCCGCAAAGCTTTGGTGCCTTCTGGAGTACCACTACTCACGCCGCTTGGCGCCATGTCCCGACGACCTACATCCTTACCACTGGGGACAGGCCGACCACCGTTGTTGCGGCACAGTACCTCGTTGACTCGGCAAAAGCAAGTGGCCCACATAAGATTGACAATGTCATCAAAGTCGACACCGGCCATTCGCCCTTCATCAGCCGACCCGAGTGGACTGCAAAAACATTGATTGAAGAGGCTAATAGGTCACTTCAGCTGGAGTAAATCATTGGCTACATAGTTGGAATCAAAGTCCCCTGAACATCTCTGCTATGGCACAGACTCAATTATCTGGCCTTTGTCCAATAACAGTGAGCCGCCCGACATTGTACGCCAACTTCTGCCTGTCCCGAAATACTCGGGTGATCAGTTCTCTGCAGCAGCTGCCTAGGTCTCCCGCAATGTGATCCAAAGCCTTGTAGCTCACTTCCTCCGAAGCCATCAATGCTGTGTCCAGCTGAAACGGCAAGAGCTCCAGAGGAAACGGACGATTATCGGTGGTAATGTTCACCAAGCCATTCTGCTCGAAGAATTCAGGGAGTCTGACTGGCCAACTGAAAAAGCGTAAGTAGTTCTCCAGAGTCTGACTTGAGGATAGAATGATTTACTCATCAGTTGTCCAGTTTGGCTTCGTCCCACCCAATGTACCTATCATCTCGAGCAATGGGGTTAGGTTGTCGGTGGTGTTCTTTCCCTCCTTGGTTCGAACTATCTTCCACCTGCTGTAATCAATCTCCCCCCAGGAGATCCACCCGCCGGGCTCTACGACAAGCACTAAGTATCAGCACATGGCGATACGGCAAGAGCTCAACCGCCTGACCGAAAGAGTGGGACCCATACTCAACAGCTTGACAAGGTTTTTGATGATCGGAGCGGGATCGTTGCTGTTCACAGCTAGATGAAACAGTTGGATGTGGACAATGTCATACCTCCCAACGAGGCGGTCTGGCAGCGGTGCCAAGCAGTCGAGGTTGTGAACCGACACGTTGGGTGGTAACCATTCCTTGGGTGGACACTGCGTCAAGTCGATATCGAAGCCGTCGATCCTTGCCGAAGCCGGGAGATATCGCGCCAGGTCCACGAGCCAGATCCTGCATAGAAAAGGATATGGTGTGAACGACATGCATTTGGCCTGCATGGCTGACAGGAAGGGCACATAGGGTGAGGGGGAAACTTTAGATGAAACCGTACCCGGTGCCCACTCCTATCTCCGCGACCTGCATCCCTTCGCGGTCCGCTGGAATGTTAGGATGGAGACTAAATCCGCCGTCTTTCCAAAGGAAATATTGCAGGTTGAGCCTACAACGCAGAAAAGTCAGACTCTGATTAACCCATCCCTGAAGGCCAGGGCCAGCCAAGGCTTCTTTGACATTTGCACTGACCGGGCATTGGCCGAAaagctcctccccaaaatgTACGCTTCGTCATGCGCCGTTTCGTTCGACATCTTACGAGTATCAATCTGAGGTAGACGAGGCGACCTGAATAATCGAGTTTGGCAGCCACTGACGACAGATTTTGACAGGATTCCGGCGTATCCGTCCACACAGCTTTATACAAtattcatcaccatcaagccGCGCAATTGCTCGCCGTCAACAATCCAACTGGCAAGGCAACCTGTATCACGGAAACTTCCATCACAAAACAGTTTATGCAGAATATCGGCAAAAGGACCGCAAGCATGGCTGCGGCGTATGCTCCCACTGGGTGCCTTACCAACGACCCTAAGACCACTCATATTGCACAACTGGTTGCGTTTGGCCAAACTGTTTACCGAGAGAGCGTCAAGTGGCCGAAGTGGATCCGGCTGGGAGCATAAGCTTGCATATGCAGCATAGGATCTATGTAGGTTGTCGTGCCGCTCCCGAAGATCCCGTAGCTATGATAGCCCCGGTGGTAGTGCATGCAAAGGTACAGTGGGTATGCCCCTGCATTGGTCAGAGATTCCGCAGATCCCCCAGCCACGACGGGCTAGAGCCATCTTTTTACACCATTAGTAGGGTCGATCTTTGAGAACCAAAGACCAGAAATCGGGCAAACAAACATACAGCATGGATCCGAAGGATCTGTACCGCACTACACTTCCAACATTACCTTTAACAGACTTCCATACGCGTGGCCACAGGATTCACTGTCTGACCAACAAAGCTATTACCGTCCTTGTCCGACCACCTCCGTCATACAGAGCCACATTCGTTCCAAAATCGCATTCGAAAGTCCTCCGCAGGACGAAGATGGCTGGATAGGCCCGTCCCAGCACGTTGTGCGGGTAGCATTGGTCGTTCCTCTCCCGGCCCTTCCGTGGTTCAGCGTGGATACGGCACAGCTTCACGATAAGGTATGGTGCAACGATCTCGGTCAGCCAGCGGCGCAAAAGTGCATGAAGCCTGACCGCAAGCAGCCTCAGATTCAACGATGAGCTGAGGCTCCCAGACGCTTATCGGAGAGGCGCTATCTCAGATAACCGTCGGTTTCCCCCAACATTTCGGCCGTGAACCGGCTGTCACGGAAATTTCATTTTGATATCCTCATGGCAACCTGACCGGCGTGCATTGCATCGCCTTCATGCACTTGGGAGGTAGTTGTCCGGACAGAATCAGCAACATCGGTTCATCCCTTGATATTGCCATCTAGACGGTCACCGCTGTTGCCGCAGATAGAACCTCATCCCTACAATGGCCCCCTACAATGTCCGCATGGTGTTTCCAACTGCGGTATTAGCGGTGAACAGCACTGGCTTACTCCTGTCCTTTACGGCGGTGGCATTGAGGTTCTACTCGCAGTCATTGCGTGGCACCAAGATGGGACTGTCCGAGTACTCCATCATAGCCTCCTGGGTGCGTTCCCTACCCTCTCTCCCTGGCCCCCACAACAACTAACGACCCACCAACATAGCTCTTCACCTTCGGCCTAGTCGTGTCCGAGAATTTCACCGTCACCCACGGCGGTGTCGGCCAGGTCTCATCAACCGTAACAGCAGAAGAACTTCTGTTCTCCACCAAGGTAAATAATACCTGTTCCATTCCCCACCTGTCTTCaccccagcaaccaccaccccccttttccgcATAAACACTAACCCTGACAATAGCAATTCATCACCATAGGCGTCTGCGGCTCCCTATCCGTAACCCTCGTCAAAATCTCCCTTCTTTCTTACTTCCTCACAGTATTCTCAGCCTACCACTGGTTCGTCATATGCGAttacatcctcctcgccctgaCAACAGGGTACGGCATCGCCTTTGTGATCGTCTCCCTCGCCGGCTGCCGACCCTTTAGCGCAAACTGGGATAAAGTCTCCAATCCGGACTATGTCTGCATTGAGACGAGCAATTTCTATGTAGCGCagacgggggtgggggctATCCTGGATTGTCTGATCTTGTTGCTGCCGGGGGGGGTGAttttggggttgaggagtatgaggaggcggaggaagtgggggttgtgggcggTTTTTAGTTTTGGGATCGTGTGAGTTTTCCCGGGGGAGCagggaggggaaaaaaagcgGAGGTTGTACTGACAATGGGTAGGATCTGTGGCGTCTCCATTACGAGGCTGGTTTACAACAATATGGAGGAGTGGATGGCTACTAACTTTACAGAGTACGCAGGTATTGCGGCATTGTtgggggcgttggaggcGAATTTGAGTATTGTTTGTGCTTGTATGCCTGCTATGCCGGCGCTGTATCATAAGgtgagggggcggtggaaGTGGGGGGATCttcaggaggaggggaagttgggggtggaggagagtgatggtggggtgaagggggagggggttccGAGTGAGAAGacggttgatgttgagaggaggaggttgagggaggagggggataagCTTTATCCGTTGAGTGTTACGCAGAAAACGGTGGTGAGTAggacggagggggagagggatgatgTGGAAACAGGGGGGACGGAGTTGTGGGCTgggccgggggtggtggatttggaTATGTTGGATTTGCCGAGGATGAATAGGGTTGAGAGCGTGAGTGAGGGCGGCCAGGGGCTGCCCGAGTCGCCTTGTTGGGGGGTTAATCAGGCGAGGAAGTGGAGGCGGTGACTGGGAATTGTACATTCGTTTGGTAATTTCATAGCGGTCAAGCATTTAGCGCGAATTCAACCTCTCTATCTGCTATCTGCCTTTCCCTTTTCTACATGGGCACAtaatccaccacctccgtcaACCCAACCATCGCCGgcacccccccttccccctccctcaacgcaTAAAACGCCTTTGTCGACTCAACATCACTAACCTGAATTTCTGGCGGGACCCTCGAGTAATTCATAACCGACTTTTCGTTCCTCGGCCCCAACTGCAccgacgccgccgcctcaAACACGGTCCCCGTCTCGGGGTTCACGTCCAACGCGAACTCGTGCCTTAACCCTAAAACGTGCCCTAGCTCGTGGGTGAAGACCTTCCATAGGTTTGCCTTCCACCGGGGCATCGAAAAGACGGGGTTGTAGACGAGCATCATGTTGAGATCGTTGgcgttggggaagaaggctgagGCGAGGGTGCCGCCGCTGTCGCCGCCGTGGCAGAGGGCGAAGGTGGCGTCTTTGGGGTCGGTGACCCATTCGAAGGTTACGCCGATGGAGAGGTCGTTCCACTTTTGGCAGGCGAGGTTTAGGTGGGTTGCTGCGTAGGAGGCGTCGGAGGGGGTTTTGAAGCCGGAGGTTAGGGCGACCCTGACAGGGGGTTAGTATACTTggttttgaggaggaagaaaatCAAAGGGAAGGTGGGTGCACACCATCTGATGACTGACCCGGGTGCCCATCGCGGGCACTCCTTTTCGAGACCGACCATGATGTTGTGGGGTGCACCGGGCCCACGGAAAGGCCTGGGGATGGGCTGCTGGGTTATGCAGTGGGGGAAGAAGTCATCGTCGGTCGAGGAGTCGTCTCTGGGTAGGGACGGGATCTTGTCTGAGGGGGACACAGTGTCGAGGGCATGTTCGCCGAGGGCATCGATAACTTGACCAATAATGATCTCCTTTGTGGAGGGTTCCGAGGTTGGGGTAGCCatgtttggtgttggggacgTGCCGCACCAATTTGGGGGTAGGAGATCCAGGTTGAGTTAGTGATGAAGGGTGGTAAAGGAGGGATGGTGAAATATGAGTGTCGGTAAGAACTTTAGACTGAATGGTTTGGCTGATGGTGAGGCAAAAGAGAAGATCCGATGATGGTATCTAGGAGCGGCTTTATAATAGAAACAGTTGGTCCTCAGCTTCACTGTCACAAGTTGATCAGGCGTAGCTAGCTGCCTGCGTGTGAGCGCGGTGATCTATGAGAATTCCTGggtaggagagggagaaaacCCCATAGGTCTCAAGCCGCATATTGAGCGAGATAGGGGCGTGTAACACAACCCCTGAATGTGTACTAGTGTGGTGTTTGACAGCAGCTGGAACAAGCAGCAAAAGCCTATAGCAAACCCCAAAGAACGCCATACAACTAATTATTGGCCAACACCTGTACGGTGGTGTAAAGTCTACGCAGTTGTATCCTCTTTATTGACGCAGTCCTGAGGTTCTAGAACATCTGCCATGAGAGAGATACACCGGACCACATACTCCGCTCAGCCAGCCACAGCCCTACAAGGCGGTGATCTGACCAAATATGGACTCAAGCTCCAACTAATTAGGCTCAGCATCGATTTCTGCAAAAGTTGGGATGCACCTCGTGCTGCTCAGCAGGAGAGGGGTAGATGGGATCCGAGTTGCAATCCGAGCACTCAGATGGCCCCAAACAAACAGCCGCAACATGCTCAATCCAATAGTTGCCATGGGTAGGAAACAGAGGTGAAACTATCTTTGCAGCCACAAGATACCTTAGTGATCCCTGGTAGGTCGTGAGACTGTTTAGGTGTGCTGGTATATTGCATACATTTTACTCGGTGTCCAATATCCAGATTCAGCCAGGCCCAACAAGCTGTCGCTATTCCTGTTTAGATACCACATCGAGCGATGTGATAGCTATGTGATTGAACTCGGTTTCTATCACCATGCTTCAATCATGTTCCTGAAGACGCCCAGTCTTGCATAGGAATGCACCATGCCTGAGAGCAATTGCGTGTGGACTTCGGACCTTGATACAAGCTCTTGGATTGATAGCTATCAGTCGGCTTTGCAAGAGATCCATGTGGATGGCTCCATGCTATCTCCCTTGAAAAGGTTATAAAGAAGCAGTGTTCCCTTGGTTCTCTCGTCCAAGTAACCATAGCAGAACACattgccaacaacacctcttTCACTCACAAGGAAAACACCCCTATAATGACCACCGAATTTCAGGAACTGTGAGTTATCTCAGCCATCCAATCATTTGTTGCCGGTCACGGAGCTAACAATGCAACCAGCACCGTGGAGACCCTCGGTCACGAGCCCATTGGATGGGACTATGACCACGGGAACGACCCCAATGCCCCACCCGACATCGAAGCAGCGCTGGAGAAACTTCAGCCAGACCATGGTCATAACGACTACTCCCAGCTGGTTGCCATTCCTGTCTCTGAGGAAGAGATCGAAGCCGCTTCCAAGATTGACTATGTCAAGTGGAAACAGGAGCGCGCAGCGAAACCACACAAGGGTGAGTGTTGTCATGATTGATAAACAGACCCACAAACCTTTGGCTGACTTTCTCTTCAGACGGCGGTTTCGAGTATGCCGAGCATAGCTACCTCGGTGATTCCCTAACCTTGGCTTGGAACGACGGGCAGTCCTACGTTGCCAAGAACAAGCCCTTCACCCTCCCGAACGGACTCGAGGTGACATATGGTCAGATCAACGGACTGGCTGGAGACTTCTACGGCACTGTCAACCCCATCAGCGACGGCAGGGACTTGCAGGACCAGCGCCAGCGTTTCCTGCGAGCCTGGTACTGGCTTGCCGTGGACAGGACTCGCAACCCAGCCGAGGCGCAGAAGATTCTCACCACACTCTCGACTGAAGTCGACATGGTGCAGGCAGCACTCGACAAGGGCCAGGATCCGTCGACTGTCTATCCAACAATTCCGGATGTCAACGTTCAGCTACAGCTCTACACCATCGCTCGTCCTGACGAATGTCCCAGCTATCTTGGCCTGGCCAAGATCAACTGGGACCACTTCGGCGCCGACGCCCGCACTGCTTACAACGCCTGTCACTCCGTCGCCCTGCAAGTCGCCGCCAGTGGGAACCTCGAGCTGGCCTACGCCATGAACGCCTTCGGCGACCACTTCCTCCAGGACTCCTTCGCCGCCGGCCACATGCGCACCCCGAGACGCAAGCTCCACGACAGTGTTGGCGCTGCTGATCTATGCGCCAAGTACATGCACGATGAAGACAACGCGATCGGTCTCTCTGTCAAGAGTCCCATTGGCAGGGCCTGGCACACCTTTGGTGACAAGAAGCTGCTTGATAAGGAAGATATTGCCAACAAAAACGAGGCTTGGAACGCGGTGCGCGCATCCGCTGATGAGATTTACACTGCTTGGAAGACAAAGACCGTGCCCGAATATCCGAAGTATGCTGCCTGGAACTATGCCCCGATTCTGAGCGAGGTTTCCAGCATTGTTGCGCCTCTCTTCACGCCGGATGGTCAGCGACGGATCGATATAAGGAAGCGATGTCAGGCCAAGTATACCTACAACTACTGGTATTGGTCGACTGCGGCTGATTGCGCGCTGAGTGGGCTGTGGAAGTATCCGATTAAGCCTACGGCGGATTGCAAGATCTGATCATTGTCACGTGCATGTGATGAGAGGCCTGTGGTAGGGTGATACCACCAGGAAACGTCGTTGTTGAAACAGGTGCTTCCAAAGCAGTCAAGCCCCATATCACCAATTGCACGTGTTGGATGGATCGGGCCATCATACTGTTTCCGCTTTGGTGCCTGGGTCTTGGACTTTGTGAGATGGAAGTATGTTCAGATGCAATTATTTCATATTacatcttcaacccccttctcccttcATGTGCAACGAAGATGAGGCTTTTCGGAATGTGCTGCAATGGTGGCCAGGTGGGGGTCTTCCCATGTGTGATGCAGATCCTAGCCAGGCTGTCATAACAAGCCAAACGGAGAAATACATGAAAGAGAGGCTGTCCGAATTCCATTGTGCTAGCTGCCTAGGTAATTAATGTCCTCATGTTGCGAAGGGTGGAGTCCCCCAGCTATAGTTTTGCTAAATTCGGTTTCGAAAGTCTTGAGTTGCCTCCTAATGAGTTTGATCTTGGCCCAGTATCTCCCTTGGCTCTCCTGGCGTTTCTGACCTGTTCCCGTCGTTCAAGCTCCTCTGTTTCTTTCTGCTCCTCCGTCCTTTCTGGGACATGTTGCGTGCCCTTCTCATAATCAATCTTGTGTCGTTGGATCCTGAACGCGCGGTACCCAGTGGAAGGGTAAAGACCTTCTTTGTTCACCGTTGGCTCTACAATTGGCACAGCCATGTCGAGAACCTTTTGTTTGAGGGCAGCCGATTTGAATGGTATGGGCAATTTCCTGCCGCCTTCATTCGACCGGGTCATGAGAAATGAAGCAATGGATCCGGTAACCAGCGGAGCAGCTGATATCGATATTAGCATTCTTCGCTGGACGGGCATATCATGATTGCGGCACCTACCAAATGAAGTCCCCTGGTCGAATTCCTTTCCTCCGCCTTGTACGTCTTTGAGCCTCGGAACCGGGACATCACATCCGGGAGCATAAACATCGATGCctagaagaagaagacctgTTAGACCGTGCCCGTTAAATATGAATCTGGAACAGCTTACCTGCGCCGTAATAGAAGTGGCGGCAGTTAAACCCCTTATCGTAACCCCCAACCATAAGAACACCTGGATGCATGGCAGGCAATCCAAGGCCGTCGATCTTCCTCAGGCTCTCATTCAGAGCATCTCCTGCCTTCTTATTAGTCGCTTTCTTTATCTTCTCATTTCCCTTGCTCTCCTCGTTGGCCTCCTTCATTTGGGCAACCTGCAAACTGAGCGACTCCACATGTCCCAAATATCTGCTTCGCATTTCTGGTGTTATCTCGATCCCCTTTTCATTTCCCGCGGCAGCTACAATCAGAATCCCAGCCTCGAGCACCTTGTCGATCGTTTTGTAACAAGAAACAAGAGCTTTCACTTGCGACGAGGCAACAGCCCGAACTCCCACGCCGAAGGAACAATTGATGAGTGCAGGCTGTCCCTGGTGGTACCTTTGGCGATGCTTCATGACGGCCTGTA belongs to Podospora bellae-mahoneyi strain CBS 112042 chromosome 6, whole genome shotgun sequence and includes:
- a CDS encoding hypothetical protein (EggNog:ENOG503P1WY; COG:S), which encodes MDSELLNSQVRVVTIMKGLAAGQILTMDQMAEAIHRMQKLVGCGVFHVQSIWLFTRSDLKTIVIPQSAFGIINAIASSNDWPEVLSRVPMVFFWVWINLLPFAIDNQRQAEAILEDRHNKPWRTMPSQRMTEAQARILMLLLYPVSLFTSLRLGGTRQCLALMVLGYGYNDLNLADRSWISRNVINALGFCSFASGALEVAMDSPLSFSGENNQTVVKWLAMIGGIVFSTVQTQDMADQVGDSSRGRKSMPLALGDGPARWMIAIPMVGWSIVCPWFWGAGAVVHVVAAFLGLLIACRTLTWRSIEADKRTFQLWNLWMAGLYTLPLLSAGGR
- a CDS encoding hypothetical protein (EggNog:ENOG503P4Q5; MEROPS:MER0214939; COG:S): MAKPVFVLLHGAWHGPSCWHRVIAELEQAGYKAVAPALPSSGSTPPTPDWSKDVEIIHQTVSDLVKRQDVVVVTHSFSGMTGGTALEGLDKDTCMSRGLKGGVIRLIYITAFLVPEGFQHSPEGTRDNMIPEMITNLDSGIVTVKPEDVKGMFYQDLDDDTVAELAKELRPQSFGAFWSTTTHAAWRHVPTTYILTTGDRPTTVVAAQYLVDSAKASGPHKIDNVIKVDTGHSPFISRPEWTAKTLIEEANRSLQLE
- a CDS encoding hypothetical protein (EggNog:ENOG503P75D; COG:S) — its product is MQAKCMSFTPYPFLCRIWLVDLARYLPASARIDGFDIDLTQCPPKEWLPPNVSVHNLDCLAPLPDRLVGRYDIVHIQLFHLAVNSNDPAPIIKNLVKLLKPGGWISWGEIDYSRWKIVRTKEGKNTTDNLTPLLEMIGTLGGTKPNWTTDDWPVRLPEFFEQNGLVNITTDNRPFPLELLPFQLDTALMASEEVSYKALDHIAGDLGSCCRELITRVFRDRQKLAYNVGRLTVIGQRPDN
- a CDS encoding hypothetical protein (EggNog:ENOG503PDV6; COG:S); this translates as MAPYNVRMVFPTAVLAVNSTGLLLSFTAVALRFYSQSLRGTKMGLSEYSIIASWLFTFGLVVSENFTVTHGGVGQVSSTVTAEELLFSTKQFITIGVCGSLSVTLVKISLLSYFLTVFSAYHWFVICDYILLALTTGYGIAFVIVSLAGCRPFSANWDKVSNPDYVCIETSNFYVAQTGVGAILDCLILLLPGGVILGLRSMRRRRKWGLWAVFSFGIVICGVSITRLVYNNMEEWMATNFTEYAGIAALLGALEANLSIVCACMPAMPALYHKVRGRWKWGDLQEEGKLGVEESDGGVKGEGVPSEKTVDVERRRLREEGDKLYPLSVTQKTVVSRTEGERDDVETGGTELWAGPGVVDLDMLDLPRMNRVESVSEGGQGLPESPCWGVNQARKWRR
- a CDS encoding hypothetical protein (COG:E; EggNog:ENOG503P24X; MEROPS:MER0003153), with the translated sequence MATPTSEPSTKEIIIGQVIDALGEHALDTVSPSDKIPSLPRDDSSTDDDFFPHCITQQPIPRPFRGPGAPHNIMVGLEKECPRWAPGSVIRWVALTSGFKTPSDASYAATHLNLACQKWNDLSIGVTFEWVTDPKDATFALCHGGDSGGTLASAFFPNANDLNMMLVYNPVFSMPRWKANLWKVFTHELGHVLGLRHEFALDVNPETGTVFEAAASVQLGPRNEKSVMNYSRVPPEIQVSDVESTKAFYALREGEGGVPAMVGLTEVVDYVPM
- a CDS encoding hypothetical protein (EggNog:ENOG503P1EI; COG:S) produces the protein MTTEFQELTVETLGHEPIGWDYDHGNDPNAPPDIEAALEKLQPDHGHNDYSQLVAIPVSEEEIEAASKIDYVKWKQERAAKPHKGECYGGFEYAEHSYLGDSLTLAWNDGQSYVAKNKPFTLPNGLEVTYGQINGLAGDFYGTVNPISDGRDLQDQRQRFLRAWYWLAVDRTRNPAEAQKILTTLSTEVDMVQAALDKGQDPSTVYPTIPDVNVQLQLYTIARPDECPSYLGLAKINWDHFGADARTAYNACHSVALQVAASGNLELAYAMNAFGDHFLQDSFAAGHMRTPRRKLHDSVGAADLCAKYMHDEDNAIGLSVKSPIGRAWHTFGDKKLLDKEDIANKNEAWNAVRASADEIYTAWKTKTVPEYPKYAAWNYAPILSEVSSIVAPLFTPDGQRRIDIRKRCQAKYTYNYWYWSTAADCALSGLWKYPIKPTADCKI
- a CDS encoding hypothetical protein (COG:O; EggNog:ENOG502GIRE), which translates into the protein MDRKMTTILAVKPTAKPFQDWWGYQSISLKTTAGQKVDNADGEGVVIYVLENEFLLKQQSDCQPGFDGIDLLHEPESRLDRPSSDFHGNIVLSIIKNTAPKAKIYVLRRGTTAEELDRTLQAVMKHRQRYHQGQPALINCSFGVGVRAVASSQVKALVSCYKTIDKVLEAGILIVAAAGNEKGIEITPEMRSRYLGHVESLSLQVAQMKEANEESKGNEKIKKATNKKAGDALNESLRKIDGLGLPAMHPGVLMVGGYDKGFNCRHFYYGAGIDVYAPGCDVPVPRLKDVQGGGKEFDQGTSFAAPLVTGSIASFLMTRSNEGGRKLPIPFKSAALKQKVLDMAVPIVEPTVNKEGLYPSTGYRAFRIQRHKIDYEKGTQHVPERTEEQKETEELERREQVRNARRAKGDTGPRSNSLGGNSRLSKPNLAKL